The genomic stretch TTTTCTGCCCTCGAAAAGAAGCAAAGCCCTTATCTGAAGTCTCGCTTCAGTTTGCAGATGATGTGCCTCCGATTTTTATGATTAGCCTCTGCCACTGGTGTGGCTGCTACTGGTGTGATTTCACGATTCACGTCAGCTAATCAGCAAAAACGTTTTAACAGTCTCCTCCACACAACAGGACACGtttgaaatgattttaaaatgtgcaAAGCGTCTTTAAGTGGTGAAGAAGGCTCGTTTTACCATAGCCAGGGAAGCCTGCGCgggggggaagagcagaagaGCGCTAAGTAGCCTCTCCGTGACCAAATACAATTAGTGCTGCAGACTAATACACGAGTCCGTGTGTACATAAGAGTCAGTGAAGATACTGTGAAGAAGTGGAGTGTGTAGATTGATTTCCACTATTTTAGGACTAGCCCCAATTGGCTAAGGCTTTGTGTGGTTGACAGCTTCCAGAGGATTACCTGAAGATACGAGTTTGGGCAAGAACTCCTTTGGGCTGAAGGCACGGGTGTAGTCCTCATGTTGGCTACTTTAAATGGGTCCAGTTATGTGAAAAGGGAAAGACACATATTTGGGGACTCTGCTCTTGAATCTTTAGGCAAAGGGTGAAAACTGATAGGGAAATGTATGGAGGGAACGCTGGTATTTATAGCAGATAACTCTGTATACGTGTGTTCTCGGACACGCGCGCTGTTCTAGATGCTCAGGTGATGAGTAATGATGAAGAAATATCTTTCTATATTTTGTGATTTGACAAGCAGCATGTCACTTCTTTCTAATTCTGCTGCAGTTTCTGTAAGTTAACAAAATTGGagaaatactgaattatttttattcagaaaaagaaaaagtagtaagCCTGTGTTCCTTGCAGCTAGATGAAGAAGCTTCCCAGTCTAATGATTCAGGCACTAACAAGATCTTCTAAAAATACTATAACCATCtgtaaaacaaactaaaaatggTAAGGCTGTGTTGACAACATTGTCTAACAGCTAAGATCACTCCTCATCAAATGCATTTTGAAACTTTAGCATTAACAAGGTGTTTTCTGCATTCCTAAAAAAGAGTTAAATCTAAGATGTACTTTTTTGACTGAAAGTATATACTGCTTCAAATAGAGTAGCAAGAGCTATCTATGCCTGTTAAATTTTAGCATCCAAGTTTCTTCTGTCAAATTACGATTTCATTATAGAAGCTTTTAAAAACCACAGAAACAGTGCACGTGCATTTTGAAGTGCATCGATTGAATCAAATTAGCAAGTTAAGGCAAGTAAGTCTTAAGTGCTTCTGTTAAGATAATGTAAGGGATGAACATATAGAAGTTGAAATGTCTAGTTAAAGACTAAACGTAATGTGTTGTAATAACTTACTTGGAACGCATGTAGGTTGATTTAAGTAATGTAAGGTAAGGATAGACAAAACTTCTCTGTGCTCAGGAGTTTGGCATATATCAAACGGTGTAAACGCTACAAAGGAGATTTGATATTCAAAGTTTTCATTGAATTTTGTACTGAAAGAAATATGATTAAAAACGCAGAAGctgaaagtaaaacaaacaagatTCATATGCCGGTAATGGGATTATATTAAGAGTTGTAATAATATCCCTTAATCTTAAAAACATAAGTCTCTTAGAGAATTATGGTTTTCTGCCGCTTTTTATGCCACGTGAGGTATTATGGTTAATACAAGCTGCCGATGTAAAAGCCTTCCAGATAATCCTGTCTGCGAAAACGGTTCGCTCTGTGCACGCTAGAGAGACGGTGCGGCGGCTCTGTGCCGGCCTGGGGCATCAATTCCTTCGAGCTGCAGGCGTTTCGAGCAGAAAAGCTACTACGGGTCTTTCATTAAGTGACTGCCTAACTCTATAACTGCAAGTGGAACCAGCAGATACCGAATCTGCTGTTTTTTTACAGGCAGGTTTCTGTAGGACTTATCTCTAAAGGAGGAGAAGTCAGTACAGGTGAGAAATACGAAGTGCAACTTGTTGGTATGCTGGGGAGGAATTCGCGACCGCCGACACAAAGCAACATTTGCAAATGCAAGGGCTGgacttgcttaaaaaaagaaagaaaaaaatttaaaggcaGTAGCTTATACTCACCCTTCTCTATGCGCTTCTCCTTTCTCTAGCTCCTGTATGACCCCCAACAACACTTTTATGGTCTCCTGACTAGAGCTGATCAAACTCTCCATCATCTGAAGCTGTGCTTTCAAGTCCACCACTTCGGTGTGAGGCACGATTTGCCGGCACTCCTCGCTCGCCGCCACCGCCGGCTGGCAAGGCCGGGTCTCCTCCTCCGCCGGCGCCCGGTCCCGGCACTCGGCCGCGGGGCACCGTGCCGGCGCCGagcaggcggcagcggcggcggcatcGTCCGCCGGCGGCTGGACGCCGTTGAGCTGCGCAGTCCTCTTTCTGCCCTCCTCGGCGGCGGGGCACAGCGCCCAGGCGGTCTCCGCCGCCAGCTGCCGCAGCTCgggccgcgcgcccgccggcgccggcaGGTACACGGCGGCCACCTCCGTCTTGAACACCCGGCCTggcggcgcggtggcggcggcggcagcggtggcggcggcggcggcttctcCCTGCTCCGGCGGCGCCGCGTCGGCCGCGTCGAGGAGCGGAGGCGGCTCCTTAGCCCAGCCGTGCCAGGCGGCTCGGCTCCACGCCtcagcgccgccgcgggccccgctcGCGCGCTCCGCCGCGTGGGAGATGAACTCGGCGGTCTGCAGGCTGCCGCCCTTCTTGCTGCGCCCAAGAGCCTCCCCTGAGCTTTTGCTGCCTTTATCCTTGATGTCTATTAGAAACCCGTTGTTCTGACCCTTGAAGGTGTCGACCGCCGAGGCGCTTTTAACGATATTCCCTTTTTTCCGGTCCAAAGGAAACGTCTGGTAACACTTTTTAAGGTCCGGTGAAGTCTGGACCCCCGTGCTCTTGGTGACGTTGGGTATTGACCTCCGCGCGGGCACCGTCATGTACTTGCGATAAGCCGTTTTGTAAGAAACGGGCTTTGCTTCCCTTTTGTCTGTATCCTGTACCGTGGACAGTTGTTTGTCCCGTTGTTCGTTCTGGGCCTCGCAGATATCTTTAAATCTCACCTGGAGGgctttgtttctcttcttaatCTGCCGATTGGGATCCAGGGCGTATTTCATCTCCAAGGCGAGCGAAGCTGCTGGCTCGATCTCACTTTCCGAGGCGGTGAGTAGGCATTTGCTGGGCTCCTTACTCACCATGATGCCTGCGTTCAAAAACAGTTCAAAAAGCCTTTTGTTACAACAGAAACACTGATTTAGCTCAAATATATTGCAAAGCCTGAGAACGCTTCCCGGGCTTTGACGGAAACATCTGCCACTCACAGCGGTTTTGCTTGATTCTTTTAATTAAGTCATAATCCTTGATATTAGACTTCAGTCTTTTGCTAGAAAAATAGTGCCTCTTATCtcagtatattttgagatttattAAAACCTTCTGCTACCCAGAGAGGTTAAATACAGGTAATTCCTGTTTTATAGGCAGAGAAATTGGATTGTACGTAGGCTGAGGCTtctgcagggtcacaaagcagGACGGTACTACGGTACCGTAAAAAAGACACCAGTAGTTTTTGTGGCGCTTTAGAGCTGCACCCGGGAGTTCTTTGCAGGCCTCTTTTCGGACCGCGGGCAACGTCGCTACTGTCTGATTGATGGTGCTAGTTCAGCATCTGACCCCTTCGGAAGGGAACTTAAGCTCTCAGGAAGCCAGTCATATCAAGTAAATTTATAATTAATAAAAAGTACGGGGAAAACGAATAAAAAGTCTATTTGTACAAATAAAGGCAAAGCATATAGTTCTGATCGCCCTTAATTCTCCTTTAATGCAAACATTTACTAGTAAGACTGTGGTATTGTTTTTGACAACGCTCGTGCTTACAAACCACATTTCTTTGTGTAATATACTCTGCATCTTTGCAAGGAATTTATTTAATTTGTCATTAGAGGTGTAGGTATTTTTTAATCTACCTCATAGTTTAACCTAAAACCTGAATAAAGCTTAATTACTGTTAGCAAGCGGTTGGTACTGCTGTGTGCATAAAGATTATGAGCTGTGGAAGTTTGTACCAGAAGCGAACAGTGCATAAATCAAGGTTTtgctttaaatgcaaaataaccCAACCTCCACTAGAAGCATGAATATGCCTTTATAAAAAGAGCTCCTTATCCCAAAGGCTCCTaaagcacttcagaaagaaaaaggaaaaaaaaaaaaaaaaggcaatgcgATGATTCACAGAAATGACTTACTCTGCTCCTGAAACATAAGCACCTCCTCAAGGATGAAAAGATGCCAACTGCTTGACACAGCACGGagcaaaaaaacaacagctcTAACAGCTCTATCTCCGTACAGATCATACGGGATCTGCAGTAATTCTGAATGGTTAAGACCTCGTTTTTACACCTCACTTGAAAGCTGTCATTTAGTCTCCTATTGCACACGTTTCTCTCTAATGCTGAGATTTGCCAAATTACCAAATTCCCACCTAATCCAAGTAGTCTGCCTGCGTCTCCTGTTTAAACGCTGATGTACCCTCAAAGGGACGCAGAGCACAATATAATACGAGTAAAGGGACTTTCAGGTGCTgtaactgaaatacatttttgataaaattattttattccatCAAATAACAAGTCTGAAACTCTTGAAGAGTTAAGTGCCACAAGAGGgttatgttttaaaaatcaacCCCAAGTGGCACCGGTGAGTGAATTCTTACGGCTAGTCTCTATTTAGTTTTCATTTAGGAAAACACAATTGAGAAGCTATTTGTGATGGAAAATTTAAAGTATATAGTTttagaaaaaagtaataaaaccaTTTTCCAGAAGTTACTAACACACCTGAATGCGCATGGCAGACAACCCGCGTACTGCAGGGTTTCCTGCGAGCAGGGGGCTGTCAGGCTTAGAAAAGAGGTTAGCCAGGATACCACACGCTGAATTTAATATTCCTTCGGTGTCGAAGCCACGCAGGGAGATCTAAGTCTTGGCTGAGCGCTTCGGCCTGAACTTATAATCTCCTTTATATTGCCTTTTATCGTCTGAAATATCTCTTACGTGTTAGCTGTGAGCGGTCACACAAAAGTTTGATCATGTCAGAACTTCAGTTTCCAGGCCGTTTTTCACTCAAAATCCTGTTAGGAAATTTAGCCTGAGAAAGGGTGAAACGTTATTACATCTCTAAATGGCATCGTGCAATAAAGGGAAGAAGCGTGACGTCTAGGAAGAGCACAACTTAACAGCTCAAGCCGGCGACCCCAGCAGCGCGGCAGCTAATTTTCTGGCCGCCTTTTCTGCGGGAGAGGCCTCGGCGTGAGGCTGGCCG from Apteryx mantelli isolate bAptMan1 chromosome 7, bAptMan1.hap1, whole genome shotgun sequence encodes the following:
- the INSYN2A gene encoding inhibitory synaptic factor 2A, which codes for MVSKEPSKCLLTASESEIEPAASLALEMKYALDPNRQIKKRNKALQVRFKDICEAQNEQRDKQLSTVQDTDKREAKPVSYKTAYRKYMTVPARRSIPNVTKSTGVQTSPDLKKCYQTFPLDRKKGNIVKSASAVDTFKGQNNGFLIDIKDKGSKSSGEALGRSKKGGSLQTAEFISHAAERASGARGGAEAWSRAAWHGWAKEPPPLLDAADAAPPEQGEAAAAATAAAAATAPPGRVFKTEVAAVYLPAPAGARPELRQLAAETAWALCPAAEEGRKRTAQLNGVQPPADDAAAAAACSAPARCPAAECRDRAPAEEETRPCQPAVAASEECRQIVPHTEVVDLKAQLQMMESLISSSQETIKVLLGVIQELEKGEAHREGLSYRTGQDTANCDTCRNSACIIYSVELDFKQQEDKLQPVLRKLHPIEETQVAPLPYSQESYSSTPKQKSKTESKKHGRWKLWFL